In a genomic window of Kribbella amoyensis:
- a CDS encoding ribokinase: MPEVGAEVVVVGSANVDLVLPVRRIPRPGETVLASGLTRGPGGKGANQAVAAARAGARTAFVAALGDDDDGALLRSALGESGVDLSLVTTSDAPTGTAIITVDESGENAITVAPSANAGLTLSADAVAAIGTAKIVLSQLEIPFGTVQAAAGASGYFILNAAPAAELSDELLAHVDLLVVNETEAEAVAGAKLASLLDRVPAAVVTLGAAGAVVLTRTAGEVRVPGVPVEVVDTTAAGDTFCGVLAATLASTSTTESDLTNAVRRANVAASLSVQAAGAIPSVPHGDAIDARAAEVCL; the protein is encoded by the coding sequence GTGCCTGAGGTCGGCGCTGAGGTGGTGGTGGTCGGCAGCGCGAACGTGGACCTGGTGCTGCCGGTCCGGCGGATTCCGCGACCCGGTGAGACCGTGCTCGCGAGCGGCCTGACCCGCGGGCCGGGCGGCAAGGGGGCGAACCAGGCGGTGGCCGCGGCGAGAGCCGGAGCGCGGACCGCCTTCGTGGCTGCGCTCGGGGACGACGACGACGGGGCGTTGTTGCGGTCCGCCCTAGGCGAATCGGGGGTCGATCTGTCCCTGGTGACGACTTCTGACGCACCCACCGGGACGGCGATCATCACGGTCGACGAGAGCGGCGAGAACGCGATCACGGTCGCCCCGTCGGCGAACGCCGGGTTGACGTTGTCGGCCGACGCGGTGGCCGCGATCGGTACGGCGAAAATCGTGCTTTCCCAATTGGAGATCCCGTTCGGTACGGTGCAGGCGGCGGCCGGGGCGAGCGGGTACTTCATCCTGAACGCGGCACCGGCGGCCGAGTTGTCCGACGAGTTGCTGGCACACGTCGACCTGCTGGTCGTGAACGAGACGGAGGCCGAGGCGGTTGCTGGGGCGAAGCTGGCGTCGTTGCTCGATCGAGTCCCGGCGGCGGTGGTGACGCTGGGCGCCGCGGGGGCGGTGGTGCTGACCAGGACGGCCGGCGAGGTGCGGGTCCCGGGCGTCCCGGTGGAGGTCGTGGACACGACCGCGGCGGGGGATACTTTCTGCGGGGTACTGGCGGCGACTTTGGCTTCCACGTCAACTACAGAAAGCGACCTGACGAACGCGGTCCGACGCGCTAACGTTGCTGCTTCATTGAGTGTTCAGGCCGCGGGGGCGATCCCTTCGGTACCTCACGGGGATGCAATCGACGCGCGCGCTGCGGAGGTGTGCCTGTGA
- a CDS encoding ADP-ribosylglycohydrolase family protein, whose amino-acid sequence MRMTWVQPEDLLPHQLVQSRSEGVDVADVEARWRAAGGTIEAPVSGASDEPATAELRALARELLAELDTRAGDWTPPVIPDLPVLGAPAGVEQRVLSGWLGRAAGNLLGKPVEKIPREGIREILVSSGQWPLTRYVTAVGVPDDVQARWPWNRRSKPTSLREVIDGMPEDDDLNFAILALHLLERHGRALTTEDVAQAWLSDLPAGRVFTAERVAYRNLLDGVAPERAALVRNPFREWIGAQIRTDVYGWANPGDRTAAARLALVDARLSHTGSGVDGALWVAAMSAAALVLDDPQAVAEPGLEVVAADGAIARAVRFGLDLADAPLDDALDALHAEYGHLHWVHAVNNSALTAYALTAPDFATGVGRAVMGGWDTDSVGATVGAVLGAVLGVPAEWTGPLDNRLATSLPGMNQVAIDELATRTVEVARRA is encoded by the coding sequence ATGAGGATGACCTGGGTGCAGCCCGAGGATCTGCTGCCCCACCAGCTGGTGCAGTCGCGGTCGGAGGGCGTCGACGTCGCCGATGTCGAAGCCCGTTGGCGCGCGGCCGGCGGGACGATCGAGGCTCCGGTGTCGGGTGCTTCGGACGAGCCGGCCACCGCCGAGCTGCGCGCCCTGGCCCGGGAGTTGCTGGCCGAGCTGGACACGCGGGCGGGGGACTGGACGCCGCCGGTGATCCCGGACCTGCCGGTACTGGGCGCGCCGGCCGGAGTCGAGCAGCGCGTACTGAGCGGATGGCTCGGCCGGGCCGCCGGGAACCTGCTGGGCAAGCCGGTGGAGAAGATCCCGCGCGAGGGCATCCGGGAGATCCTGGTGAGCTCGGGGCAGTGGCCGCTCACCCGGTACGTCACCGCGGTCGGTGTCCCGGACGACGTCCAGGCGCGCTGGCCGTGGAACCGGCGGTCGAAGCCGACCAGCCTGCGCGAGGTCATCGACGGGATGCCCGAGGACGACGACCTCAACTTCGCGATCCTCGCCCTGCACCTGCTGGAACGGCACGGCCGCGCACTGACCACCGAGGACGTCGCGCAGGCGTGGTTGAGCGACCTGCCGGCCGGCCGCGTCTTCACCGCCGAGCGGGTCGCCTATCGGAATCTGCTCGACGGTGTCGCTCCCGAGCGGGCGGCCCTGGTCCGCAACCCGTTCCGCGAGTGGATCGGCGCGCAGATCCGGACCGACGTGTACGGCTGGGCGAACCCGGGTGACCGGACCGCGGCCGCCCGGCTCGCCCTGGTCGACGCCAGGCTGAGCCACACCGGTTCCGGGGTCGACGGCGCGCTCTGGGTCGCTGCGATGTCAGCCGCCGCCCTCGTCCTGGACGACCCGCAAGCCGTAGCCGAGCCCGGGCTCGAGGTGGTCGCCGCCGACGGTGCGATCGCGCGAGCGGTGCGCTTCGGACTGGACCTGGCCGACGCGCCGTTGGACGACGCCCTGGACGCGCTGCATGCGGAGTACGGGCACCTGCATTGGGTGCACGCGGTCAACAACAGCGCGCTGACGGCGTACGCGTTGACGGCGCCCGACTTCGCCACCGGGGTCGGCCGGGCCGTGATGGGCGGCTGGGACACCGACTCGGTCGGCGCCACGGTGGGGGCGGTGCTTGGCGCTGTCCTCGGGGTTCCGGCAGAGTGGACCGGACCCCTGGACAACCGGCTGGCGACGAGCCTGCCCGGGATGAACCAGGTCGCGATCGACGAGCTGGCGACCCGAACGGTGGAGGTGGCCCGGCGTGCCTGA